In Elusimicrobiota bacterium, a single genomic region encodes these proteins:
- a CDS encoding radical SAM protein: protein MRISALQNRYKLSMDYVRQKTELNGYPCELVIELTNRCNLNCIMCPREKMSRYIGDMDFHLFKKVIDEIKQKPTEMVDLCFAGESLLHPEVFSIIKYAKKSGLRTFIQTNATVLDENTGYKLMESGLDLLVLSIDAVREQTYRSIRPGGDFNEVTRNAETFLKIKNNNSKRAPYTIVQLVYLTYNKHEAKDFVGLWKSKGADAVRIKPFNDRAGFVDSSLDGRDDNNQNKGIPCIRLWRGLAIFWDGKVVPCCMDYSGKEIIGDVNLESILEIWNSVEIQNLRKLHIMNKVSDSELCRACCGYNGNLLKTLGTVFFDALSIRKLAPVWNRGN from the coding sequence ATGAGAATATCTGCATTACAAAACAGATATAAACTATCAATGGACTATGTTAGACAAAAGACAGAATTAAATGGTTATCCTTGTGAACTTGTTATAGAATTAACCAACAGATGTAATTTGAATTGTATAATGTGTCCGAGGGAAAAAATGTCAAGATATATTGGAGATATGGATTTTCATCTATTTAAAAAAGTGATAGATGAAATAAAACAAAAACCGACCGAAATGGTAGATTTATGTTTTGCTGGTGAATCACTGTTACATCCAGAAGTGTTCAGTATAATAAAATATGCTAAAAAGAGCGGGCTGAGAACATTTATTCAGACAAATGCTACTGTTCTGGATGAAAATACTGGATATAAATTGATGGAATCCGGGTTAGATTTACTTGTATTAAGTATAGATGCTGTAAGAGAGCAAACTTATCGTTCTATTCGTCCTGGCGGTGATTTTAACGAAGTAACAAGGAATGCTGAAACATTCTTGAAAATTAAGAATAATAATAGTAAGCGTGCCCCATATACTATTGTTCAGTTGGTTTATTTAACTTATAACAAACATGAAGCAAAAGATTTTGTCGGGCTTTGGAAAAGCAAAGGCGCTGATGCTGTAAGAATAAAACCGTTTAACGACCGTGCTGGGTTTGTTGACAGTTCACTTGATGGCCGTGATGATAACAATCAAAATAAAGGAATTCCTTGCATCAGATTATGGCGCGGTTTAGCGATATTCTGGGATGGCAAAGTTGTTCCTTGTTGTATGGATTATTCGGGTAAGGAGATAATCGGCGATGTTAATTTGGAATCAATTTTAGAAATATGGAACTCTGTTGAGATACAGAATTTAAGAAAGTTACATATTATGAACAAAGTAAGTGATTCCGAGCTATGCAGGGCTTGCTGTGGGTACAATGGAAATTTATTAAAAACATTAGGTACTGTTTTCTTTGATGCGCTTTCTATAAGGAAACTTGCTCCTGTATGGAATAGGGGAAATTAA